One Oncorhynchus mykiss isolate Arlee chromosome 9, USDA_OmykA_1.1, whole genome shotgun sequence genomic window, GTGAGGGTGGGTTGGGGACTTGGTGGTCTGCATGACAGTAAGCCCTTCAATGCAAACCTTGCAGCCATCAAACGGCAGTGGGAAGgtaaatgagagagagggagagagtaagagagagacacatcccctctcctctaaagCCAAATCTTTCCATCCGAGTCTGACGTTTGTCACCGTTTGAGAGCGGAGAGAATACAGGCTCCCCTCTGAGTGGTAAGTGTTGGCTGGAGGAGTGCTCACTGTATAGAGAGACGTAAATTGCCCCGAACCACTCCCCCTTTTAGTCCTTCACTCTGAATACAccccagatagagagggagggagagaggggggggggagcagatgagagggagagagttaaagtgaggagagagaaaggggaaagagagaggggagaatgagagttaggagagagaaagggagagcagcagagagagagagtgtgtgagagggtgggagagagaaagggagagaaagggagagagggtgagagagagagagtgagagaggggggaagagagaggctgATGGACTTGGAGTAACCCTCCaaccaaggagagagagacagaggagagacatagaggaAGACACCTGGCCTGCATGACAATAAAACAGCAAATCATTTCTCTGACAACCTTTATGCAATAAAATTAATGAAATATCACTAACAGAGGAACTGTGGTTGCACGCTGTAACATGAAAACAATATTACACACTTGGTTTGAAGAATGCAGGGGCCAGATTCTTAAAAAAATTTACGATTTGATATTTTGTCCCTTTTCCAATAGAAAGACCATTTAACCTAACAAAATGGTGAATTGAACCTATTTTGAAGCAACCATATGAACTTACAGTATTTGCTGGCTAGGCTAGTGCAAACCTTGAATACTATTCCTAACCTGATCCGTCCCAAGTCAAGGCACCCAACGAAGTTCATTTTTATCTTCGCTATGACACATGCAATATAATCATTTGGACACGTGGATTAAGTCATCCATAACATTTGCATAAATGATTCTCATTAAGGTTACCAGGGAATAAATAATGATTGCCaaacctgtgtgtgcgtgtgtgcattcgTCTGTGCAAAAGGCAAAGGAGAAGAACGAGGAATACAGTGACTGCGAGGACAAAATGTGGCGGGGGGGGCTagctctcctcatctcctctccttgtctgcaGCTACAACCCGGCAGGGTTTCTATGGCAACCTCTCAAAAAACGGTGTGCGGGTGATTTGAGGATTTGAGATGCGCTGTCTGATCATGATGTGTGGAGATATGGTTGGCTCTTTCGTCAGCAGCCCCTTCCTCTGTGAGAGGAAATTGGTGAAGTGTTCCAGTGAAAACTGCACTCCGTATGCTCCTATTGATGTGGGCTTCTCCAGGCTCTGTCAGGCTGCCATCCCACAGTCGATAGAGCTCATTCCGTCTGCGTGTTTCTggttcagtcagagagagagagagtagaggcttTACATTAGAATCTACTGCCCCTTGTAGAGCCGCTAATACTGGAACTCAACACATACTCCGCTCATCTGTCTGCTGGACACTGTAGATTGACTCATCAGTATGCTTTGAGTGGAGATGATAGCCATGGTGACACCCACACCAATGGTGACACCCAGCTGAACTTGCATGTCAACTGGAGTGAGGTGCAGCAGGTTACGTGGGGACGTCTTTCACCGTATCACTGCAAGCATCGTTTTTTGCCTTTTGAGGGCGAAATGGGAAAGATTGAAGAGATGACTACTGTAGGAATGACAGTATCTCCTGCTTCATTCTCCCATAATCCTTTGCGCTAGTCACGTACTAAACCacaatattatttaaaaaaatatatatatatactgtatatatcttcTCTATAGAAATCCATGTTGAGATTTCATCCCTTTTCGTGGTGTggattgttgtgtgttgtgttgtgtacactAAAGAGAGTAATAGCTGTTGGATTCAGGCAGGGTCTCCCTGTGAGAGCTATCTGTCTGTGAGGGCAATGAATTCATGACTGATGTTGTTCAGTTCAGCCTTCTGTCTGTGAAGCCTCTTTATTCGTGGGGCATTTCTCTCTCTATGAGGgatctatctacagtgccttgcgaaagtattcggcccccttgaactttgcgaccttttgccacatttcaggcttcaaacataaagatataaaactgtatttttttgtgaagaatcaacaacaagtgggacacaatcatgaagtggaacgacatttattggatatttcaaacttttttaacaaatcaaaaactgaaaaattgggcgtgcaaaattattcagcccctttactttcagtgcagcaaactctctccagaagttcagtgaggatctctgaatgatccaatgttgacctaaatgactaatgatgataaatacaatccacctgtgtgtaacaagtctccgtataaatgcacctgcactgtgatagtctcagaggtccgttaaaagcgcagagagcatcatgaagaacaaggaacacaccaggcaggtccgagatactgttgtgaagaagtttaaagccggatttggatacaaaaagatttcccaagctttaaacatcccaaggagcactgtgcaagcgataatattgaaatggaaggagtatcagaccactgcaaatctaccaagacctggccgtccctctaaactttcagctcatacaaggagaagactgatcagagatgcagccaagaggcccatgatcactctggatgaactgcagagatctacagctgaggtgggagactctgtccataggacaacaatcagtcgtatattgcacaaatctggcctttatggaagagtggcaagaagaaagccatttcttaaagatatccataaaaagtgtcgtttaaagtttgccacaagccacctgggagacacaccaaacatgtggaaaaaggtgctctggtcagatgaaaccaaaattgaactttttggcaacaatgcaaaacattatgtttggcgtaaaagcaacacagctcatcaccctaaacacaccatccccactgtcaaacatggtggtggcagcatcatggtttgggcctgcttttcttcagcagggacagggaagatggttaaaattgatgggaagatggatggagccaaatacaggaccattctggaagaaaacctgatggagtctgcaaaagacctgagactgggacggagatttgtcttccaacaagacaatgatccaaaacataaagcaaaatctacaatggaatggttcaaaaataaacatatccaggtgttagaatggccaagtcaaagtccagacctgaatccaatcgagaatctgtggaaagaactgaaaactgctgttcacaaatgctctccatccaacctcactgagctcgagctgttttgcaaggaggaatgggaaaaaatgtcagtctctcgatgtgcaaaactgatagagacataccccaagcgacttacagctgtaatcgcagcaaaaggtggcgctacaaagtataaacttaagggggctgaataattttgcacgcccaatttttcagtttttgatttgttaaaaaagtttgaaatatccgataaatgtcgttccacttcatgattgtgtcccacttgttgttgattcttcacaaaaaaatacagttttatatatatttttatatctttatgtttgaagcctgaactgtggaaaaaggtcgcaaagttcaagggggccgaatactttcgcaaggcactgtacctctgtGAAAGCTGTGGATGTGAGTGATGATGTTAGTTCAGTGCAGAGGCTCTCTGTAGGTAAATGATAATGATTTGTGTGTGACTGATGCTCttcttcatatctctctctctctctccctctctccctctctctctctctctctctcctcctctctctccctctctccctctatctctctctcccctactctctctctctctctctttctgtgctgTTGAGTTGCAATGTTCATAAGCTGTGCCAGTCCCCATTAGCATCCCAGCAGGATCACCAGCCTTTTAGAGTCCCTGCCTCAACACCACACCTTCTGTCGCACTACGTGGGTCTCAGAACCGTCATGCATGGCAAGGTTTTAGTAGAAACTGTGTATGTATGCTGTTCTCTCCTACAAATGGATGAGATTGACGAGGCACACAAGGCACATGCATGATGCCTTTGGGGTGACTACTGTCCTTTCCTATCCAAGTCAGTGGGGTGGCGGGGAGAATCTAGCATAGCACAGGAGCAGGAAAGTATTGGATATTTTGTGGCTGAGGACATGATTTGTGTTCAGATGTGTCCAGAGGGGTGAGCTGAGGTGCGGCTTACTATTTCGTTCCACATCCACACTTGTCTGTTCCCATGATACACATCAACACACAAAGGAATGGTCTAAGGTGTTCATTTCATTCAATGTTTTCAGGCAAATTGAAGTTCTTGTATTTGACCCAGATTTCTGACTTGAGCACCCTGTTGATAAATGGGATACGCTGTAGCACACCTAGCTGCGTAACAACTCTATTAAAACAACACACAGTAAACAGCGCCCTCTGCTGACTGAATGTAGTTTATAAAGGCTCaatataaatattttatttttacctaggcaagtcagttaagaacaaattataattttcaatgacggcctaggaacagcgggttaccTGCCttttcaggggaagaacgacagagttgtagcttgtcagctcgaggattcaaacttgcaacctttcggttactagtccaatgctctaaccactcggctaccctgccgcccactgTATAATATAATGTTAATTGTATACCTATAAATATCTATTGTTAATCTGtatataaaaatgtttaaaaaaaaaacatttcccccTTCAAAATGCTATGTTGTAAAATTCTGCTGGTCAATGATTGATGATTCGTGCATTACAGAAAATGCACATTATACTGTGCAATCGCCATTTGGAGGGTGTTAGATTACATTTTAAATGGAAAGTGTCAGATAATATCATTTCAAATAGAAGTAAAACCCTTGTCGGTTAAATGGGTATtagtgaaacacacagacacccacgcttgcacacacacacacacacacacacacacacacacacacacacacacacacacccgacccaacccacaaacacacatctTTTTGATTGTGTTTGTTAATGGCAGGCTTTAACCCATTTGTCTGAACCGCTCTGCCTCCCACTCCCGTCCCCAGTCCACTGACTCTTATCCCTAGCCCTCTAAACCCCCATCCTCTATTCAAAGTTGCCCACCCTCTGCCCCCTCCTGTCCCAAGCCCCGTTTTGCTCTGGTCTACCCTCCATGCCCCTCTCCCCTGCCCCTCTGGTCTACGACTGATGGTGGAATGTTGAGTGTCTCTAGCTCCCTCCCTGGAGATTAAGGTTCGCCATGCGTGCCCCTTCACTTCATTCCATTCCAAAGTGTACCCCTTAAGAGCAGCTACATTTTTATCTGAGCCTGGTGGTGATTGTGATGGATTGgcccaatgacacacacacacacacacacacgcgcacgcacgttGGACACCCAAGGGGATGGGCAGGCGGGCAGGCAAGCAGGGTAGGGAGGGACCAGGCCCTGCCAGGCTCCAGCTATAAAACCCTCCCAGGATGGGGCCAGTGTCCTGCTCCTAGCTGTGCTCTACCTCGCTCCTCTGTGCCACTACATCCTACAGACAGACGGGCAGCGGCCAAGCCAAGCTTCCATCATGAACGACATCTACAAAGCAGCGGTACGTCCCACTCCACTTCTACAACAGGGTATATTGTTTGTGGAGAATGTGaaagtgttttgtatttagtAGGTAACATCATCATGAAAGGTTTGCTTTTAATATTGTTCAACTTTGGATTTCAGTGATAGGTGACATGGATGAAAATGCTGTTTTGGTTTAATTGTGAACTCCGCCAAGTTTaagaatagtttaatagtttaagaATATTTTGTTGTCAGATTTCTCTCTTTTGGACTGTAAAGGTTTATGTAGGTTACTATTTCAAATGAACACTTCAGCACCTGAGGGTAGGATTCACCCTTAAATAGAATGAAAAGTACCTGTATTATTTAGTATTGAGGGTCAAATCCACTTAATAACACTTTTATGTTGTTAACAGTTTTAAACTACAAACTACAATGTTTCAGATCAACAATTCATTCAAATGAGGTACATTTGGATATTCCCCTTACAACAATTTAGCCATTTGTAATTCTGACATTGCTCAGATGATTCAACTTCCATTACAAACTGTGTCTGTCAAGCGAACACACACGACACCAGCCTTTGACAAGTGAGGTGAGACACCGTACGTATATAGACCTTGTGCCTCTTGAAGCCTATCAGGGTTGATAGGAGCACGCCAGGGGTCAGAAGCAGGACAAGCCCCTGGTCCACACTGTGGTTTCATTCATGACTACAAATGGAGCAGTCCCACTTCTCATCGGCTAATTTTGGCCAGTTGCTCCTAGCCTCctgcgtgtgtgtttctgtggtgcCAGAAGAGGGCTTCAGGTctagatacccccccccccacacacacacacacacagctgaattCCAGCATTATCTGTGTGAGCCACTGGGAGAGCTGTTTGTTTATCTGTCTAGCTATCTCTGCCTGCTGCCTGGTGGCTGATGGGCTGGCCTACCCGTGTCTCTACTGGGCATTACAGCTAGAGGAGTCAACTGCAGGGAAACAgactggaatgtgtgtgtgtgtgtgtgtgtcgatgttGAGATGGACATGGCTCTTTTCCCCCCAATATATCATCACCAGAGGAATGTGTGTTTAATTTGTTGTGGACGACAGACAATAACTCTTACGTAAGcagctgtctccctctctcattcgcGGTAGCTTTTCCTGGATTACGGTTCCATTGTTGAACCAGATCCACAGCTATGCTAATTTAAAGCACCGTGTATCCTGTCCTGTATCTGCTGTTTCTGATCCTCCTGTCAATGTATTTTTAACCCCTGCCTCTCACTGGCCCAGGCCTCATGTATGAAATATAGGTTTTGTGTTTTGTGAGGGACGGACGACCAAGTGTGAAGGACCAAAATAACTTTGTGTAAACTAAGGCGACATTTGAGGTGAACTGTTCCAGAGAATTGGTTCCACCTTGTGGAGTCTACTGTATATCCCCTGAAGGATTATTTTCATACACTAGATTTCTCGATCAACATTTTTAGGGTTTAGGACTGGGCCTTGTCTGAGCTGAATTTGAAAACTCCACAAATGAGATTAAAATGGCGGGCAGAGCGTAGATGTTGTACACGTGTTAATTGCACGAATGGAAAATATTATATTGTGCTTATCAAAGGAATACAGCAAATCAAAGTTAGGATTTGGGGTTGTACAAGACATCCCAGAGTGGATTCAATAACAGATATTGGCTCGACTGCTTCTGAAAACGTTCCATTTCTTCAATAGGTAGAGCAGCTGACAGACGAGCAGAAAAATGGTATGTAAAATGTGTTCAtcctcagtgtttcccctaggaatTCTTTCAGTAGCGGTGGCAaagtctttttttcttttttttttgtggtgGCCACAATTTCGCAGCGTGGGTGCGCCGCTGCTAAAaacatataggggaaacactgcatcTGAATTTCATTATGGTTTACTAATCTATGTCGGTCTCTGAGGCCTATGCATAAATGCTTCTTCATGTGGGATATATATCTTCACGTTCTACTAAATTTAATCACATCTAAATCAATTTTTGGCCTAAAATGTGTACCACTCTCTCCTTCAGGCCAAGATGAAAAGTACATTCTAGATATCTCAGAGgatcacattttttttatttaactagttaagaacaaattcttatttacgatgacggcctaccaaacccagacgaagctgggccaattgtgcgccgccctatgggactcccaatcacggtcgaaTAAaattacagcctggattcaaaccagggactacagtgacacctcttgcactgagatacagtgccttagaccactgcaccactcgtaGGAACCAAATCATTTGATTGACTAAAAAAGTATATCTTACACTAAAGTAGCCTACACATAGAACTGACCATGAAAacaaaaggggaggggggagaagaagaagaactgaCCGTGGTCATGTGCTGTGCTGCGCTGTGTGTTGCAGAGTTCAAGGCAGCCTTTGACATCTTCGTCCAGGATGCAGAGGATGGCTGCATCAGCACCAAGGAGCTGGGCAAGGTGATGAGGATGCTGGGGCAGAACCCCACCCCCGAGGAGCTGCAGGAGATGATCGACGAGGTGGATGAAGACGGTAAACACACACCGCTCACACGGAAGAGAACAGACTCAAATGACTACAATAGGCAAATGCGTTTCCCATGAATAGTTCCTATCACAAATCACGTGTTAGAGTAAGAGGTTAGCTCATCAGCAGTGGATGAGGATGGTACACAACAAAGGCAGACACAAGTGTTCTGCTCATCAAAAGGCCAATTCATGGCTCATTGATGGCCCGGCAGGGACAGTTGGACACTGTTCTTTGTCAGACTGTAAACACACAAAAGACAAGCATCACATGGCTGAGTAGAGGATCTGGTCACATGTAGCTGCTATATCAAAGATAGGCTCCTTGATCCAAAAGGTGGTGTGACTTCATTCTGTTGACATGTCTTGGCAGGCAGTGGGACGGTGGACTTTGACGAGTTCCTGGTGATGATGGTGAGGTGCATGAAAGACGACAGCAAAGGAAAGACAGAGGAGGAACTGGCGGACCTCTTCCGCATGTTTGACAAGTACGTTTGTCCTCATAAGTACATAAGGAGATTCATGAGGGGGATGAACTCTGTAAAAGTAACTCTTTATAGTCTCACCCAACTAAGTACCCACAGCCTAGTACCACCAGGATAGACAAATACACACGAA contains:
- the tnnc1a gene encoding troponin C type 1a (slow) isoform X1, encoding MNDIYKAAVEQLTDEQKNEFKAAFDIFVQDAEDGCISTKELGKVMRMLGQNPTPEELQEMIDEVDEDGSGTVDFDEFLVMMVRCMKDDSKGKTEEELADLFRMFDKNADGYIDLEELKGMLEATGEAITEDDIEELMKDGDKNNDGKIDYDEFLEFMKGVE
- the tnnc1a gene encoding troponin C type 1a (slow) isoform X2, yielding MNDIYKAAVEQLTDEQKNEFKAAFDIFVQDAEDGCISTKELGKVMRMLGQNPTPEELQEMIDEVDEDGSGTVDFDEFLVMMVRCMKDDSKGKTEEELADLFRMFDKNADGYIDLEELKGMLEATGEAITEDDIEELMKDGDKNNDGKIDYDDIYGKAGG